In one Silene latifolia isolate original U9 population chromosome 10, ASM4854445v1, whole genome shotgun sequence genomic region, the following are encoded:
- the LOC141608404 gene encoding uncharacterized protein LOC141608404, with translation MPPRREPENNNVDMAALMAQMVAQNGAFLQAVQQMTAVSRSISERVESMNERAENEQDAAPTITAMSEAVQKKRPPSFTGKGDPNELDNWVREMEKIFMAVGCPVEFQARLAVYYLKEEADVWWETIKEDFMKPVRRRNAEGVSILYERDWDDLKEMLEYEYFPDHVKSQKLADFGDLKQTDDMSVKELYTKFVELSRFAKELVPTEHTKAARFEDKLSWKIKGRFAGETFTTLKEIYARAVNIERSNQKMEAEMGSVAVSNKRKEFQGSQSDTPAKRGNFSHNNNSNFRSKSRSFGGVGNKEGGNNWRNRSQVASQESKRHYYCKRCSGDHPGVDCDGKKVTCNWCGFLGHREFECRGKEAGKPSIVSSASASVAQGNRFQGQAKSNNYNNHAGSASVNNFKNPTPSQANTTSAVSKPAGQVNVAQGNKKPTGKLYVMNREEAQNADIVSGNFSVNSVLAHVLFDCGASHSFISSKFVEKLNLEPNEIVNYDFVMPAGDLVKCEKVYNGISVVIGSHDFKADLIEFPLPYFDVILGMDWLGAHRASIDCWQSKVTLRGPKNVRVSYKGRVRGRKVKLISTMKLKKYISRGAELILCHIRDLRVEYPDLSDVNVVSEFVDVFPEDIPGMPPDREVEFKIDLVPGTGPISKSPYRMTPLEMKELKKQLDELMEKGYVRPSVSPWGAPVLFVKKKDGTLRLCIDYRELNQVTIKNRYPLPRIDDLFDQLKGASVFSKIDLRSGYHQLKIAPEDVPKTAFSTRYGHYEFTVMPFGLTNAPAVFMDLTNRTFRPYLDKFVVVFIDDILIYSKNEEEHEEHLRVILGILREKQLYAKFSKCEFWLDQVAFLGHIISKDGVSVDPSKIKAVKEWPRPKSVTEIRSFLGLAGYYRRFVKDFSKIARPMTTLMKKAAKFHWDDKCEEAFQILKEKLTTAPVLALPDGNEEYEVYTDASKNGLGCVLMQNRRVIAYASRQLKPYEENYPTHDLERALWYFALKIWRHYCLVYPLRFSLTIKV, from the coding sequence ATGCCTCCTCGTAGAGAACCCGAGAACAATAATGTTGATATGGCTGCCTTAATGGCACAAATGGTTGCCCAGAATGGTGCGTTTCTCCAAGCTGTGCAACAAATGACAGCAGTTAGTAGGAGTATAAGTGAAAGGGTAGAAAGTATGAATGAAAGGGCAGAGAATGAACAGGATGCTGCACCTACTATTACAGCTATGTCTGAAGCGGTGCAAAAGAAAAGACCACCATCTTTTACTGGAAAGGGGGATCCGAATGAGCTGGATAATTGggttagagagatggagaaaatTTTCATGGCTGTAGGGTGTCCCGTGGAATTTCAGGCTAGACTAGCCGTATATTATCTTAAGGAAGAGGCTGATGTTTGGTGGGAAACAATTAAAGAGGACTTTATGAAACCTGTTAGAAGGAGAAATGCTGAGGGAGTGTCGATACTTTATGAAAGGGATTGGGATGACCTTAAGGAGATGCTTGAATATGAGTACTTTCCCGATCACGTAAAAAGTCAAAAACTTGCTGATTTTGGGGATTTAAAGCAAACTGATGATATGTCTGTGAAGGAACTTTATACTAAATTTGTGGAGCTTAGTCGCTTTGCTAAGGAGTTGGTGCCTACGGAGCATACTAAAGCAGCCAGATTTGAGGATAAGCTGAGTTGGAAGATTAAGGGTAGGTTTGCTGGTGAAACCTTTACTACCTTGAAGGAAATTTATGCGAGGGCTGTTAATATTGAGAGAAGCAATCAGAAAATGGAAGCCGAAATGGGAAGTGTAGCTGTAAGTAATAAGAGGAAGGAGTTTCAGGGGAGTCAATCTGACACCCCGGCTAAGAGGGGTAACTTCAGTCACAACAATAATAGTAATTTCCGTAGTAAATCGCGATCTTTTGGAGGTGTTGGAAATAAAGAAGGAGGGAACAATTGGCGAAATAGGAGTCAGGTAGCTAGTCAAGAGTCTAAGCGTCATTACTACTGCAAGCGGTGCAGTGGCGATCATCCTGGTGTTGATTGTGACGGGAAAAAAGTGACATGTAACTGGTGTGGATTTTTGGGACATCGTGAGTTTGAATGTAGAGGCAAGGAAGCTGGTAAGCCGAGTATTGTATCTTCTGCTAGTGCGAGTGTCGCTCAGGGTAATCGGTTTCAGGGTCAAGCAAAGAGCAACAACTACAACAACCATGCTGGTTCTGCATCAGTTAATAATTTTAAGAACCCGACACCGAGTCAAGCTAATACTACTTCAGCTGTTAGCAAACCTGCGGGGCAAGTGAATGTGGCACAGGGCAACAAGAAACCTACTGGAAAGCTTTATGTTATGAATAGAGAGGAAGCTCAAAACGCAGACATTGTTTCGGGTAACTTTTCCGTGAACTCTGTTTTAGCTCATGTCCTATTTGATTGTGGTGCATCTCATTCTTTTATTTCATCTAAGTTTGTGGAGAAACTTAACCTAGAGCCTAATGAAATTGTAAATTATGATTTTGTCATGCCAGCCGGAGACTTAGTAAAATGTGAAAAAGTGTATAATGGTATATCTGTGGTCATTGGTAGTCATGATTTTAAAGCAGACCTAATAGAATTTCCATTACCCTATTTTGATGTCATAttggggatggactggttgggagCTCATAGGGCTAGTATTGATTGTTGGCAGAGCAAGGTTACTTTAAGAGGGCCTAAAAATGTGAGAGTATCATATAAGGGTCGTGTTAGGGGTCGTAAAGTGAAGCTTATTTCTACTATGAAATTGAAGAAATATATATCTAGGGGAGCTGAGCTGATTTTGTGTCATATAAGAGATCTGAGGGTCGAATACCCTGACTTAAGTGATGTAAATGTGGTGAGTGAATTTGTTGATGTTTTTCCCGAGGACATACCCGGAATGCCCCCAGATAGGGAAGTTGAATTTAAGATAGATTTGGTGCCAGGAACGGGTCCAATTTCTAAATCACCATATAGAATGACGCCTTTGGAAATGAAAGAACTTAAGAAGCAATTAGATGAGCTGATGGAAAAAGGGTATGTTAGGCCTAGTGTttcgccttggggtgctcctgtgttatttgtgaaaaagaaagatggaacCTTAAGGTTATGCATTGACTATCGGGAATTGAATCAAGTTACCATTAAGAATAGGTACCCCTTACCTAGGATCGATGATTTATTTGATCAATTGAAAGGCGCCTCTGTTTTCTCTAAAATAGACCTGCGATCTGGGTACCATCAATTGAAGATAGCGCCTGAAGATGTGCCTAAGACTGCGTTTTCCACTAGATATGGGCACTATGAGTTTACTGTGATGCCCTTTGGGTTAACCAATGCCCCTGCTGTCTTTATGGATTTGACGAACAGAACTTTTAGGCCTTACCTTGATAAATTTGTTGTGGTATTCATTGATGATATTTTGAtttactccaagaatgaggaggagcatgaggagcatttacgCGTTATTTTGGGCATCTTAAGGGAAAAACAGTTGTATGCAAAATTttctaagtgtgagttttggttagatcAAGTAGCTTTTCTGGGTCATATTATTTCAAAGGATGGGGTTTCTGTTGATCCGTCTAAGATTAAGGCTGTAAAGGAGTGGCCTAGACCAAAATCTGTGACCGAGATTCGTAGTTTTTTGGGTTTAGCTGGTTATtataggagatttgtgaaagacttttccaaaatagccagacctatgactaCACTCATGAAAAAAGCAGCAAAGTTTCATTGGGATGATAAGTGTGAGGAAGCCTTTCAGATTCTTAAGGAAAAATTAACCACTGCACCAGTTTTAGCTTTGCCGGATGGTAATGAGGAATATGaagtatatacagatgcttctaaaaatgggttgggttgtgtgctTATGCAGAATAGAagagtaattgcctatgcttcaaGGCAATTGAAACCGTATGAAGAAAATTATCCCACCCATGACTTAGAACGGGCTTTGTGGTATTTTGCGTTGAAAATTTGGAGACATTACTGTTTGGTGTACCCTTTAAGGTTTTCTCTGACCATAAAAGTTTAA
- the LOC141608405 gene encoding uncharacterized protein LOC141608405, which translates to MKMIIYQGLNFLQERFLETVLLDIPEHKPAADIIETVRRAYKIIVKKNFAYKVKYYAHKLLHGSMNDHYSKLGSYLSVLEQEYPNITFTLCAKPLVKGPEPVFFRLFIYFYALKQGWLEGCRKLLYVDAYFLKTFLGGQLLSVIGRDANDHMFPLAWVVVEGENNDNYKWFFQQLKIALGEEDGEGWTFIYDEHQSIISMVAEEFPWAEHRRCLRHIFANWHKSYKGDGMKMMFWNCAHAYNQADFDEALAAMKEVDPRAADAFIRCNPTLFCRAFISTRTINNVIVNNMAETFNAWIINARSKHLIYMLEDIRSMLM; encoded by the exons ATGAAGATGATCATATACCAG GGATTAAATTTCCTTCAAGAGAGATTTTTAGAGACTGTGTTACTAGATATTCCAGAGCACAAG CCAGCTGCTGATATTATAGAGACTGTGAGGAGAGCTTACAAAATTATAGTGAAGAAAAATTTTGCATATAAGGTGAAGTATTATGCACACAAGTTATTGCATGGGTCTATGAATGATCACTACAGTAAGCTTGGGAGTTACTTGTCTGTTCTTGAACAAGAATACCCTAACATTACTTTTACCTTATGCGCCAAACCTCTTGTCAAGGGGCCTGAACCTGTCTTCTTTAGATTGTTCATTTATTTTTATGCCCTTAAACAAGGCTGGTTGGAAGGGTGCAGGAAGCTGCTTTATGTTGATGCTTATTTTTTAAAGACATTTCTGGGTGGTCAGTTACTTAGTGTAATTGGTAGAGATGCAAATGACCATATGTTCCCTTTAGCATGGGTTGTGGTTGAGGGTGAAAATAATGACAATTATAAATGGTTCTTTCAACAATTGAAGATAGCTTTGGGTGAGGAGGATGGTGAAGGTTGGACATTCATCTATGATGAGCATCAG AGTATCATCAGCATGGTAGCTGAAGAGTTCCCATGGGCTGAACATAGAAGATGTTTAAGACACATCTTTGCTAACTGGCATAAATCATATAAAGGGGATGGGATGAAGATGATGTTTTGGAATTGTGCCCATGCCTACAATCAGGCAGATTTTGATGAAGCATTGGCAGCAATGAAGGAGGTTGACCCTAGAGCAGCTGATGCATTTATAAGATGCAATCCTACCTTGTTTTGTAGGGCATTTATAAGCACAAGAACAATTAACAATGTCATAGTGAACAACATGGCAGAGACATTCAATGCATGGATAATAAATGCAAGGAGCAAGCATCTGATCTATATGCTTGAAGATATAAGATCCATGTTAATGTAA